The Cetobacterium sp. ZOR0034 genome window below encodes:
- a CDS encoding serine O-acetyltransferase: MLKVKLLNKILKIANKYEYFKIFPIDNILENAYEDLISFSEKDPSSKNNPEYILESYNSYLSVLYYRIANSIVDNNLILARKITEDSKVITGIEIHPCAKIGKRFVIDYGVGTVIGETSIIGDDCYILQSVILGADKIANNKLGNRHPIIGNNVEIGGFSTLIGSIKIGDNTKIAPHSIIRNEIPKNSKVLSLGMVQLIKNETLKNINFNGYIKNDNHIVLYFDELNQRFMNIYINDNLIKDDLVITENEIIVKTYKNQINKYKINFTNNEEFLLTI, translated from the coding sequence ATGCTAAAAGTTAAATTACTTAATAAAATTTTAAAAATAGCTAATAAATATGAATACTTTAAGATTTTTCCAATTGATAATATCTTAGAAAATGCCTATGAAGATTTAATTTCTTTTTCTGAAAAGGATCCAAGTAGTAAAAATAATCCCGAGTATATTTTAGAATCTTATAACTCTTATCTGAGTGTTTTATATTATAGAATAGCTAATTCAATAGTAGATAATAATTTAATTTTAGCAAGAAAAATTACAGAAGATTCTAAAGTTATCACAGGAATAGAAATACATCCTTGCGCTAAGATAGGAAAAAGATTTGTGATAGATTACGGAGTAGGAACTGTGATAGGTGAAACTAGTATTATCGGTGATGATTGTTACATACTACAATCAGTTATATTAGGTGCTGATAAAATAGCTAATAACAAATTAGGAAATAGACATCCTATAATTGGAAATAATGTTGAAATTGGTGGATTTTCAACTTTAATAGGCTCTATTAAAATAGGCGATAACACAAAAATAGCCCCACATTCAATAATAAGAAATGAAATTCCTAAGAATTCAAAAGTTCTTTCTCTAGGAATGGTCCAACTCATAAAAAATGAAACTTTAAAAAATATAAATTTTAACGGCTACATTAAAAACGATAATCATATAGTTCTTTACTTTGATGAACTAAATCAAAGATTCATGAATATTTATATAAATGACAACTTAATTAAAGATGATTTAGTTATTACTGAAAATGAAATAATTGTAAAAACTTATAAAAATCAGATAAATAAATATAAAATTAATTTTACAAATAATGAAGAGTTTTTATTAACAATTTAA
- a CDS encoding PLP-dependent cysteine synthase family protein codes for MNILNYVGRTPIVKIKNLYGEQYPDIYLKLEEFNPGGSIKTRVGFEMIRDAEDRGVLKKGDTLIEATGGNTGLGLAIAASLKGYKLKLVIPDNFSKEKINILKEYGAEIIYSNHELGNNSHLIKLKEILSENKTYINLNQFENISNPNSHYLFTGKEIINSLKKIDYFVSVMGSGGTIAGISKCLKEHNLETKIIGVQPEGCDIFNGIFIPHKIQATAVGVIPKFINRTDIDEMISVDYNEVQIIRERLAKEQGIFVGISSGANLLAALKLSKSLDKEKVIVTISPDSGRSYL; via the coding sequence ATGAATATTTTAAATTATGTAGGAAGAACACCAATTGTAAAAATTAAAAATTTATACGGAGAACAATATCCTGATATTTATTTAAAATTAGAGGAATTTAATCCAGGGGGAAGCATTAAAACAAGAGTTGGTTTTGAAATGATTAGAGACGCTGAAGACAGAGGGGTGTTAAAAAAAGGTGATACACTTATAGAAGCAACTGGGGGAAATACAGGTCTTGGATTGGCAATAGCGGCTTCTTTGAAAGGCTATAAATTAAAGTTAGTTATTCCAGATAATTTCAGTAAAGAAAAAATAAATATTTTAAAAGAATATGGTGCTGAAATTATTTATTCAAATCATGAATTAGGTAATAACTCCCATCTAATAAAGTTAAAAGAAATTTTAAGTGAAAATAAAACATATATAAATTTAAATCAATTTGAAAATATTTCTAATCCAAATTCACATTATCTTTTCACAGGAAAAGAAATCATTAATTCATTAAAAAAGATTGATTATTTTGTATCTGTAATGGGTAGTGGGGGAACAATTGCGGGAATATCTAAATGTTTAAAAGAACATAACTTAGAAACAAAAATAATTGGAGTACAACCAGAGGGGTGTGATATATTTAATGGTATTTTTATTCCACATAAAATTCAAGCAACAGCAGTTGGAGTAATCCCCAAATTTATAAATAGAACTGATATAGATGAGATGATATCTGTAGATTATAATGAAGTACAAATTATTAGGGAGCGTTTAGCAAAAGAACAAGGGATTTTTGTAGGAATATCATCTGGTGCAAATTTATTAGCAGCATTAAAACTTTCTAAAAGTTTAGATAAAGAGAAAGTTATAGTAACCATTTCACCAGATAGTGGTAGAAGCTATTTATAA
- a CDS encoding DMT family transporter: MIKGASINSTSKVTLESKFILLTILAICFLATGGIFVKLSSLPPIATAFYRILFSIPILYPFVKTDLIKTSKKDRNLISLAGIFLALDLIFWNISFHLTTVANANLLANLVPFTVIPVSYFLYKKRLSKVFIIGLFITLIGLVVLMSGKLNPNINNFKGDMLAFITSIFYGLFLLVVSNIRKRINAMTIIFISGFGGGLTLFIAMYVIEGLHYPKNINEILPLVGLALVSQILGQGLLSYCIGKIDITLSSVLVLSQPIIAA; encoded by the coding sequence ATGATTAAAGGAGCTTCAATTAATAGCACTTCTAAAGTTACCTTAGAAAGCAAATTTATATTATTAACCATTTTGGCAATTTGTTTTTTAGCAACTGGTGGAATCTTTGTAAAACTAAGTTCACTTCCACCTATAGCTACAGCATTTTATAGAATTTTATTTTCGATACCAATACTTTATCCGTTTGTAAAAACTGATTTAATAAAAACATCAAAAAAAGATAGGAATTTAATCTCTTTAGCTGGAATTTTTTTAGCTTTAGATTTAATTTTCTGGAATATATCTTTCCATTTAACAACTGTTGCAAATGCTAATTTATTAGCTAATTTAGTTCCTTTTACAGTTATTCCAGTTTCTTATTTTTTATACAAGAAACGACTATCAAAAGTTTTTATTATTGGGTTATTTATAACTTTGATTGGACTAGTTGTTCTTATGTCTGGAAAACTAAATCCAAATATAAATAATTTTAAAGGAGATATGTTAGCATTTATTACCTCAATATTTTATGGATTATTTTTATTAGTTGTTTCTAATATTAGAAAGAGAATAAATGCTATGACAATTATATTTATAAGTGGATTTGGAGGAGGACTTACACTATTTATAGCTATGTATGTGATAGAGGGATTACACTATCCAAAAAATATAAATGAAATACTTCCTCTTGTAGGATTAGCTTTAGTATCTCAAATTTTAGGACAGGGTCTTTTGAGCTATTGTATAGGAAAAATTGATATAACTTTATCATCTGTTTTAGTTTTAAGTCAGCCTATTATTGCAGCGTAA